One stretch of Ornithinimicrobium ciconiae DNA includes these proteins:
- a CDS encoding aminoacyl-tRNA deacylase, translated as MSEQSAIAAVEAAGIEYEVTRHGRVNSLEEAAAARGITPQDLIKTLVVRRAEDDYLFVLIPGGREISWPKLRALLRVNRLSMPDAVTAREATGYDRGTITPFGSTTAWPVIADTLVAEPDRPISIGCGAHGVGLTVSAGSALEALGAQVADVSVEA; from the coding sequence ATGAGCGAACAGAGCGCGATCGCCGCCGTCGAGGCGGCCGGCATCGAGTACGAGGTCACCCGCCACGGGCGGGTCAACAGCCTCGAGGAGGCCGCGGCGGCCCGCGGGATCACGCCGCAGGACCTCATCAAGACCCTGGTCGTGCGGCGGGCCGAGGATGACTACCTGTTCGTCCTGATCCCTGGCGGCCGGGAGATCTCCTGGCCGAAGCTGCGGGCACTGCTCCGGGTCAACCGGCTGTCCATGCCGGACGCGGTGACGGCGCGGGAGGCGACCGGCTATGACCGGGGCACCATCACGCCGTTCGGCTCGACGACGGCCTGGCCGGTCATCGCCGACACTCTGGTGGCCGAGCCGGACCGGCCCATCTCGATCGGCTGTGGTGCCCACGGGGTGGGGCTGACGGTGTCGGCCGGGTCCGCGCTGGAGGCACTTGGGGCGCAGGTGGCTGACGTCTCGGTGGAGGCCTAG
- a CDS encoding Fe-S cluster assembly protein HesB, translating into MLTVSENAQAVVKGLTEAEELPDTAGVRLAVGPDQSRVEVSVVREPQATDVAVEAGDGNVYLAEDAATLLESQTLDAAQTQEGVGFTLTPQA; encoded by the coding sequence ATGCTGACTGTTTCCGAGAACGCCCAGGCCGTCGTCAAGGGACTGACCGAGGCCGAGGAACTGCCCGACACGGCCGGTGTCCGGCTGGCCGTCGGACCCGACCAGTCCAGGGTGGAGGTGAGTGTTGTCCGCGAGCCGCAGGCCACCGACGTGGCCGTCGAGGCGGGGGACGGCAACGTCTATCTCGCCGAGGACGCGGCGACGCTCCTGGAGAGCCAGACCCTGGATGCCGCGCAGACGCAGGAGGGCGTCGGCTTCACGCTGACCCCGCAGGCCTGA